The following nucleotide sequence is from Drosophila takahashii strain IR98-3 E-12201 chromosome 3L, DtakHiC1v2, whole genome shotgun sequence.
tagttaactgtcagaaaaagctaataagtaatataaaataatcatatatgctttggaaaaaattaacaaatcaatgaaaagaattcatagctaattcctcaagagagatcccactttgaaaccagtggcataaaatccgttaaaacTCGTGcgttttgagaaaaatataatggtatttttgcagactggccctttagacgaaatcctacttttagactttaaaaacgctatcgcttggtcatctatggtccaataaaatctattttttttctcgtaatcggctatggaaagacaggtttttctgcttttgaactatGCTGATTGTGGCTTtcgttcgcaggataaaaattattttgtgttttctttttaacgcgattatacggcgaaagagtggtaacattgaaaaaatgggtatgaggtaaaatattggaagcaaggggctttgcaatcaatgtggtactgtccacatacaaaaaaaatcaaaaaagggggtggccgggttgatatggaacgtcccatatgtGTTTTAGAAATTAATGGGAAGTCAATGGCAATGAAGTAgacggaaacggaaattgaTTAGTTTTCATCTAAAATGTTACTTCATTCACTTTCCTAAAAGGAGTGCGCACGTATACCCACGTCACAGACAAAATAATCTATCATTTTATAAACTTAATGCTCGAGTCCATCTTGATATTATCCAACGgcataaacaaaatgaaatgaaataaaattcatttctcGGATATTTGCTTAATTTTAACGTGACTACATTTTGGGAATGTCGGTTTAGCTTTAAACAGCTGTTTTGACATGATATGAAGCCAAGTtagattgtaaatatttaaaaaagcatAATAAGTATTGGTACGAATTCGATAGGCTTATTGGATGCAGAGACCTACAGTACACAATTATTATTTGGCAAATGAGCACATTAACACGTAACAAGGAAAAGATCTGCAATGGAATACTCCTATATAAGAGTATGTTTTCGCTTTGGTAGGCATAACATTCGACATTACTGTTTCCATACGGATTtgtcttgttttcttttcgggCTTATAAGCAGTTAACAAGAACCCAGGATCATTTAAGATGAAGTTCCTCTTTGTGGTTGCTCTGATCGCCTTGGCCATTCAGTTGGCCTATTCTGCATCtggcacaacaacaacaacaacggctgCTACGACTACAACAACGACAACCACTGCGGCATCAACCACCTCAACAACCGCCTCTTCCACCCACAAGAAGCTCTGTTGGAGGGGCAACAACTGGTGCCACACCCGCATCCCCAAAAAGAAGTGCAAGAACCCGAAGAGGTGCCACAAGACCGTTGTGATCGTGACCCACAAGCGCGGATGAAAATACAAGGATGCTACCCctaaaaaactaataatacctaaattattggtttttaattgttctaaataaaatacatttgtaTGCGGcataatcaatttttttcccCAAAAATCTAAGAACTTCCTAAGCTCGAATCCTTAATACGATTCATTGGAAATAGAGAGTTATGTAATACGAACATTTTGGTTAATGGTAGATCATGTTACGGAATATCAGCACGATTGAAGGCATAACATGGTTATTATATATCCGAAACAAAGTAACATATTTTCCTAATAAGGAAAGTCATAATGCCATTAGGttcgtacacacaaaaaaaagcacgtcgccgtaaaatcgataagtccaggtaattttctcgttattcctactcatatcgtttttacctgaaatattcataaaatttacattaaataatatcattttgccgaattctctctctcggaaaTTCTCTAACTCcgaaaaagagcgcaagaatcaatatggcgagcaaaatgacgtgagtggaagcgagaaagacatattcgaaattcgaactgacgtacttcaaaagcatgttttctcgctcgcacaAGTATAAGTTTTGTTCGAccatatcacatttacctggccccatatcaagttaaaaacgatcttaaaaaaggtcaaattgacccacgattcatatcgatttttttttgggtgtagttaATTTTTCCAATCGATTGTCATTCCAATCTGCAAACTAAAATTTGTGATAGTTTTTTGCAAGAAACtcggaatattttttatacccgttactagaagagtaaaaaaaaatattttattcgggGAAAAGTATGTAAAATTTGCATGCcgacaatttttatacccgttactcgtagagtaaaagggtatattagattcgtgcaaaagtatgtaacaggtagaagaaagcgtttccgaccctataaactatatatattcttgatcgggatcactagccgattcgatctagccatgtccgtctgtccgtctgtctgtccgtctgtctgtctgtctgtctgtctgtctgtctgtctgtctgtctgtctgtatgaacgctgagatctcggaaactataaaagctagaagattgacattttgcatgcagattctaggagttcctacgcagcgcaagtttgtttcaaaagggtgccacgccccctctaacgcccacaatcgcttatatacgattttaaaaatttcaatattttggaaaagtaaaaatgcagttttattgtgtttatcaatacctatcgaaatgtagaagaaattttttaaatcggaccattcgttaaaaagttacgaaggatcaaagtttttctccatctctttcgcactccctttagctgagtaacgggtatctgatagtcggggcacccgactatagcgttctctcttgttttgaaatcggtttatatataaatgcagacagacaaacagcAATTGTCGCCAATGTCTGTTCTtgacaataaaatataaaagcgatttgtttaatttttgactTCTCAAAGTATAATGCTAATTATAAAAGCACATTGTGTCTTTGTGCAGCTGTCTTTGCGTTCCAAAATTATTAGTCAAATGTACTTTCTACAACAAAGAGAAAATGTGGGCAGAATTTGCTTATAAAAGAGCGTGTGCCAACTCCATGAAATCATAGAACTCTACACCATCACTTCGATAAGGGGTTGCATTTTTTATCAGCGTTTCTAAAGACCACAGCCGATTTCAAGATGAAGTTTCTCTTTGTTGTCGGTTTTATTGCCTTCGCCATTCAATTGGCCTATTCTGAAACCGATGAAACAAGTACAACGGCTActacaacaaccacaacaaccACTGCGGCAACCACTAAGGCAACAACCACCGCCTCTCCCTCCCACAATAAGCGTTGTTGGAAGGGCAACAACTTTTGCCGCACCCACATGTCGAAGAAGAGATGCAAGAACCCAAAGAGGTGCCACAAGACCGTTGTGATCGTGACCCATAGAAAACATTAACTAAATGggtcatatttaaaaatgttaaaatatgttccaaaataaataatttcaaaatgcTGCAATATTTCGGTTGTTGTTTCAATTAACCCGGTTATTCTTGCACTCTTTAAAAAAGATTCCGGTTGTTGCAGAAAAGATAACATATTTATTAAGAAAGGTTTTCAGGATGTCAGAAACAATGATTGGATAGCAAATACATATCTACAACATCCAAGTCGGCTCTCCGCAGACGCACTGGCGGACCCTCTGCTGGAGGTTCTTCACAAGGTTGATGAGGTCCTGGCAGAGAGCAACCCTTTCAGGACAACCCTTGCAAGCTTTGCCGCCAGGACCACAAGGTTCGCATCCACAATTGCATCCCAAGGCTAGATCCGTGAATCCAATGAGCAGGATGCAGGCTGCGGAATTAACGAAATTTAAGGTTGACTTTATTCATTGGGGCCCTACTTTCTCTACTTACCAATAATGGCAACAGCGATTACTTTCATGGTTGTATCTTGATTGGGTTTACTTTACCAGATGATGTTTATTCCGTGAAACTCTACACCTTTTATAGGTCTAAAAGTGGGAGTGGATCAGTGGAAAATTTTAACCCGCtcatccaaaaataaaaataatttaaaaataatttactggACAAACCATTTGTATCAATGTAAATATAAACCTGAAACGACCTTCGCAGGTGTTCTTTCCGAATGTTCAGTGTCATCCTCAATTTTTGCACCTAAgaacttaattaaattataaaagagTGTAGTATTTTCAAATCTGTATaagctataatttttaaaatggtccgatgtttattttatacccttgcagagggtattataaagtttgcaacgcagtgaaggagacgtttccgaccacataaagttaatatatttttcatcagcatcaatagccgagtccgtcggttggccgaagttaacttcctttcttgtttcctataaaatttttagctgCTCCTTAAAAAacgaattttgtttaatacaaATACTTCCATTAAAGACATATTTTCAAAGCACAACCAATTGTTGGTTTTAACACGACTACTTGATTTTGAAACGCGTTCTTTAACAGCGAGATTTggcttacggaaaaaattagaTTGTATTTACCATCAATAATTAAGCTATTAGTTTACTAGTCTATGAAAATCAGTAAAGTCCacatatacatttataattatacCGATAATGCAAaggttcaataaatatattacaatctttaaaaagtttatttctaTAATTATCTAGACAGATGGGTGaaaagcaaagtttaaaataagtttaggGTTTTGTTTAAATTGAAACAAACTGTTTGCccagaaaaatttatttttggatatTGGATAAAATTTTCCATTGATCCACTTGGGCTTTTTGGGCTATAAAAGCTGTTGAGTTCTCCGAATATGGCACCATCTGGTAAAGTCAATCAATCAACATACAACCATGAAACTGATCGCTGTTGCCATTATTGGTAAGTAGAGAAAGTAGGACCCGGACCGTAACCCATCATTCAATTCATACTTCTCCCCTACAGCTTGCATCCTGCTCATTGGATTCACGGATCTCGCCTTAGGTAGCAATTGTGGATGCGAGCCTTGTGGTCCTGGCGGCAAAGCTTGCAAGGGCTGTCCTGAAAGGGTTCAACTCTGCCAGGACCTCCTTAACCTTGTGAAGAATCTCCAGCAGAGGGTCCGCCAGTGCGTCTGCGGAGAGCCGACATGGATGTTGTAGATGATTGGAGACCAAATCACTAATTTGACATTCTTTCCTGACTGCCGACATCCTGAAATCCTTTCttaataaatttgttattattgcTGCAAAACCAGAATAATTTTTAACCAGTTAAAGGTTAACCGGGGCTAAATGAAACACCAACCGAAATATTTCgcacttatttaaaaatatttattctgaGATATATCATTTCGTTAATTCTTTCTGTGGGTCACGATCACAACGGTCTTGTGGCACCTCTTTGGGTTCTTGCACTTCTTCTTGGGGATGCGGGTGTGGCACCAGTTGTTGCCCCTCCAACAGAGCTTCTTGTGGGTGGAAGAGGCGGTTGTTGAGGTGGTTGATGCCGCAGTGGTTGTCGTTGTTGTAGTCGTAGCAGCCGTTGTAGTTGAAGTTGTGCCAGTTGCAGAACAGGCCAACTGAATGGCCAAGGCGATCAGAGCAACCACAAAGAGGAACTTCATCTTAAATAATCCTGGGTTCTTGTAAACTGCTTATAAGcccgaaaagaaaacaagacaAATCCGTATGGAAACAGTAATGTCGAATGTTATGCCTACCAAAGCGAAAACATACTCTTATATAAGAGTATTCCGTTTCATATCTTTTCCTCGTTAGGTGTTAATGTCTGTATTTGCCAAATAATAATTGTGTACTGTAGTTCTTTGCATCCGATAAGCCTATCGAATTCGTACAAATACTacgcaattttaaatatttacaatcttACATGCCCTAATGACATGGAAAAACAGCTGTTCAAAAAATGGCTCACTTTACCAAAATATATTGGCGTTAATGCGACTataagcttaaaattaaacaaatatccgattaacaattttattttgtatatcccGTTGGTTAAATAACGggaaattctttttttgtggCGTGTCCATGCGCACGTTTTAGGAAGCAATTAATTGTCCGATTTGAAGAAgttattattagttttaattactAACAAAAAACTAACTACTTTCTAGTGATCGTGACCGGGAATACGTTTCATTACATACTTTGAAACGAATGTAAAATTCGCATTGTCATGTGTAAAAAAATTACGTATGCGCAGTGTTGGTCTTGTTGAAGCagataattatacccgttactcgtagagtaaaagggtatattgtattcctgcaaaagtatgtaacagataGAAGGAGGGGttttcgaccccataaagtatatatattcctgatcaaggtcactagccgagtcgatctaaccatgtcagtctgtccgtccgtctgtccgtccgtgtgaacgctgagatctcagaaactacaaaagctaaaaggttCTTGGGCTTCcaagcagcgcaagtttatttcagccgagcgccacgccccctc
It contains:
- the LOC123003465 gene encoding uncharacterized protein — protein: MKFLFVVALIALAIQLAYSASGTTTTTTAATTTTTTTTAASTTSTTASSTHKKLCWRGNNWCHTRIPKKKCKNPKRCHKTVVIVTHKRG
- the LOC108059076 gene encoding salivary glue protein Sgs-7-like: MKVIAVAIIACILLIGFTDLALGCNCGCEPCGPGGKACKGCPERVALCQDLINLVKNLQQRVRQCVCGEPTWML
- the LOC108059077 gene encoding salivary glue protein Sgs-7-like; this translates as MKLIAVAIIACILLIGFTDLALGSNCGCEPCGPGGKACKGCPERVQLCQDLLNLVKNLQQRVRQCVCGEPTWML
- the LOC123003440 gene encoding protein new-glue 3-like — encoded protein: MKFLFVVALIALAIQLACSATGTTSTTTAATTTTTTTTAASTTSTTASSTHKKLCWRGNNWCHTRIPKKKCKNPKRCHKTVVIVTHRKN
- the LOC123003441 gene encoding uncharacterized protein; protein product: MKFLFVVGFIAFAIQLAYSETDETSTTATTTTTTTTAATTKATTTASPSHNKRCWKGNNFCRTHMSKKRCKNPKRCHKTVVIVTHRKH